In Mytilus trossulus isolate FHL-02 chromosome 10, PNRI_Mtr1.1.1.hap1, whole genome shotgun sequence, the DNA window GCTTCAGTGTCTGAGTGGTCTAAACAGTTACTACTgttaatcactagccagtcaacactgaggttgtgagtttgaagTCCCCTGGTGATGCCAATCTTAATCGgctagaattgtcagttttcctatctaTGGTCAGTGGTTTTCTCCAGACACTCTGCCTCTCTAAATgaggtgcttaaaagtggcgttaaaacacaaaaaatcaaataaatcaagaactgTTGATAAAAGTACATATTAATTATGCAAGATTGCTGTTAACTCTATAGTCTCTTtgtttgtatacatgtaataaaatgtattatgaTTGGATGATGGTTGAATGTCGTGAttataatatcttttttgtgGTTAAAggtatattttattgttttggttTTTCCAAACCGATTATAGgtttatttcacattttctgTTGAAAGTGTATAGTTTTAATTCTGACCACAAAAATCTTTGAcaaatttacacattttttcctCGAAATTATAACATAAGtggttttatttacattttctgtATGTTTAAAGCAAATAATGAATAATTCAATACTGACCACAAAATATCATTGACAAGTCTCTgcatttattcatatatattttaagacaAACAGCTAGAGGAATCAggatttatttagatttttacaaTCTACAAACATGTAGATCTCTTTTCCAATTGGATCTAATGCAAATGCCTCCCTCTGCATGAATTTTACAAGAGTTGTCTATCTTTGACGCATGTTCTTTCTACACTCCCTAAATTTTTGTGTGAACCattgtttttatgatattctaaattttaaaattagctACTGCTAGCAAAAGATGACACCAGACTAGCTTTACTGATTATGCCTATTTTGGGTTAAGAATAATCcataatatttgtattgtatttttttttaccaaacattTAGATTTGAGAGTTTACAATGAAAGATTTGTCATATGCACAGAAATTGGTATTCttttgaaggattttttttctctttatcttttgataaaaaaatttatttatgCGAAAATGCGACagtaggcccgagaacacagttatttcggaCTGCATTCTTTAAGacaatgaattcaaattaaaaaaatggcacctgctctttctcaaaaagatttttacagtgtagtgtactaccagtgagacaaataatatcaaaattatagaaacttctactagctctaactcaaaataatgacaattctgtgttaagggggtgtaaaattaagtttgacagcttcagatgtgataaaatttgacctttttgaacTGGACCAAaccactacttaacataaagattcagcacccaatttttttttaacatgtaattacatccccttacttaatatttcatgcatttaatatcaagaaatacattgagaaagtgtatcaaataaaacatgcaagttatcgctgtttacactagggactatattcgtagacaacgaaaaccaaaggacgataactgtgtccttggaccagtATCAGGTTTgcaaaaaaacttgaaataataatttcagcaatgattttcaaaaaattaaaaagaatttgCAATCCATTTATAGTAATAGATTACACATTTTTAGCAGTAATAGCTGTGATTTGCAATAAGAAATGCACAcataaatttctgaatttacagaacTCTAAAATTCtgaatgttttataataatgaGATTATTGGGgatgaaaataatgtaaaagTTTAGTCAAGGACATAAAGGACATACCTAACATACATATATCCTTGATTTACTGTACAAGTTAAAATATCTTTCCAAATAGGGGTGCTAATTCATAGACAAAGGAAGTCATTTAACTTATGCTAAATACACAGCCTCATCTCCATATTTAACAGTGACATTTACATTCCTACCCAGCCACATGTCCACAATTAACAGTGACAATCATTAAACACAACATGGCCTCATATCAACAATTAACATCGGCATGTACACACAACCGTGTAACAATACTTTCAACTGTattaatgggtttttttcacatgtgTTTAATCTTCAATTTGTTTATGGCAGCAAAATTATACGAAAATTGGACCCTGTGTAAAATCCCTGCATATTCCAAGATGTATTGCTGTCTAAAAAATGTAACATAATACTATTACACCATGTAtgtcattgtatatatatattgattatttacaaaattcataaaatctatTTACCCTGAAGGTGAAAAacattatgtaaatttatatattcacctgagtagaaaaaaaaacatttgaaaaaatgaataatagcAAGGATATGTTGGGGTATACATCACTGAGGCAGGTCCACATATAGTAGTGTATATCTTTGTATTGTGTGGTAGAACATCAtcagaaagttaaaaaaatcattgttctttttttgtttgttaattttattccATGAATACATAAAACATCAAAGTAATgctatgatgatttttttttatttccctcTCAGgaaaaaagaatgaaagaagaaaaaagaaagaagaaggaATTAGAGCTGAAGATGTTAGGACGAGATACGAATGATAATAACACTGTTAATAATGACCTTGATGAATCTGAAGGTGAAATAAGGTCAAGTCGATCTTTGAAATATTTAGGACTACGTAATGGACTAAGTAGTAATGAAAATCACatgaaaaatggaaatttaaacACACTTAGTAGTGAAAACAAACTACCTTATGATTCTGAACAGGATAGTGACCTTGACATAACCTCTAAGAAAAGTCGCCGTGCAACGCCACGGTTACCTCCCCTTCAGAAACCATTAGGTACTAAATTTTCACCAGACGACCAAACAACCGGAAAGAAAAAACgcaagaaaaagaaattgaaagctCTACAGGAAAAAATGGAAGAAGATGAGGACATGGGAGAAAGTTTTCAACCTTCAAAACATTCTGTTCAATCTGTATCAAAGATTGAAGTCAATACACTAAACCCTtatactgaaaatcaaaatagtttCCATAGTGACACAAGTTCTAGCAAACATATTGTGGTAGGAAAAACCTTATCTTATGACAACGAAACGGAGGAAGATACGACCCCAAGGTCACATAAGATTAAGAAGAAAAAGAAGGTGAAGTCAAAAGGAATGCACCAATCCTTTGATGATTTTCCAACACCTAGAAGTATTGAAGCAGCTGAAAATAACACAGATTTTGCAAGTTCTTTATCCTACCGTATTGACAACGAaggtaaatttgataaataaaagaaaaacatatttgtagTTTAAGGttttacataaaattgtttgtacttcaaatgtactatttttgtagaaaaataatcaaTCATGGATTTgtggttgaaaaaaaaatccatgaaatttttatacagaataaaaatgcaaatttcGATTTGATTCATAAGTATGTATGCAACATTTATAATAGTTTCCATGTTCACGATTCTTTCATTGTTAGAACATATATTATAACTAAATacatacttttaatttgtaagtATCAAAGATACTAGAGAATAACCTAAACTGTCTAAAGGTCAACTtcgttctcaattttaagtaAGCAAAGACAAGTATAAAAACTCTTGcactatttgtttttaaaggcagtgctttaaggcctgacttttaagtcatgaggttcatcttttcatacgcaatccatgctgggggtcttttggccagaaatagatccggaaatgttcgaatttctcctcttctttttatggtatgatatggtttttgtttctttcatttacattggggactaaagaaacgatcagtgtgtattgttcgttttatagaacttgttattagtgtgtattttgcattataagcagtcaacctgactacaaactatcattatttgtatattccgtgtggaaagaggtcgggtcaatttcaagtgttatctgacatctaaagattctttaattagttcagacgttgatataacaatgaaaagtcgactgaacatgattaatattgcatcttctataattcaaagcggaattcggtttatgaacgagaaaccgtaaagcgttttcaatttcggtattagttatgtatgttatctacgtattatcctggttcccggtactacgttccgggtattagctatttgatatatttgatgtgtaacattacaatcgggtaccagccaatctacgtgtgtatgtgtacataATTTACCGCCAAAATGACCGACTTAAAAAATAGTCCATCAACGTTCcatataatgatatgcaaattcataattaatcgtaacttttttttatctttgtataattaatataacaaaatggattccacaaaattgaaaatagcattattttacgaggatttctcatatttttttcactttcgggcgcagtaatacgtatgttttgaagaagctcgaagaatttgacaaagtgaattgagaaggaaacggatagatatacgttcttgctatcaggtaaaacaatttaaatgtacagaacaaacacatttacttcacacaaatagtacaggcttaagctttttattgtctagcttatacacgactgtagtcaagtgtttaaacgacggcggtgacatacaaggtacgggtcatactgggtcaagtctaaatatgtaaacatatccacgtgctattaggtagaacgcatcgtaatgcaatatctacaatttttcctcctttatacatcgtttaaccagatatatttctcctttttacatcgtttaaccagatttatttctctttcaaatacacttaaacacgggttgtatgtacgtatcttttctagtgttttcttgatgttattaaagttcatttgttgatgtttagaaatttttgaacgactgaacacaggagtgaatgaatgcaacaattatatatactgaagacttgggctgtacaatgatagtgtacgtttatcatactgataatcattctagcagtaattatgttaatttaggatgtaatgtctaatgacaggaattcatgagctatgcctcaggctttctgaaaaaatatcaatgacaatgtaaacaggaacaaaacattgacacgaatgatgctctcttccatgttatatagttatttaggtatatgtgttgcacaagtttcaattaaacttaagttataaaactttttttcagggcacaaaccctctttaaagagacttgtctactgccatacccatcctattttcatgcaccatttgcaagcaagagactgaatggtttgcaaaattaaaaatcaggacggtgtccaattaaaacaaaagaactaaactggatgaatattgtaggagaaatctagacctgctagaggaaagttttgatttgtgaaattggttttcctgaaaagtcattcatcctagcctgcagaaaggaactataactgtccaccaccaactgacgagcttcacatatggaattactcaaataccatcaatgtctatgttttcagcacaaatttcacaatttatgacacagctgtgcttttttttataccgttaaagagttgtatactaaattttatttttttatcaataaatatatattatattaattgtgtcatctaagaacaaagtcttgtattttgccaaaagatgcatactagtgaatgaaagtggtgcagttcattttggtgtatagaattgaattacaattgttcatgttattggaatgcatataaaaataaggagatgtggtacaatgtatatgatatttagtgagtttatcaagcaaaagtgaataagatataggtataagcagttacaggtactacatgtactgtacaatctcaaacaaggagaaaaactcataccgtaaagagaatttcatatttacaagtaagttttgtttttgcgttgaataattttcttctattgttttaattgcaaacatgggaagtggttaaaatgctaatgagacagctgttatggccacagagccttaattgaaaacttctttttcattcatacgggtagattttgcctggagtaagaaacatatctgccaacttttcaaaatgcacatgggggttttacgtgaaagatggttcatatagtcatacaaaaccttcaagggggccttcaaatggaagcaggacaagtcgccccactggctaatctgcccactttttaaaaaaacaccacaaactgatttatcaaatcaccccacatgtgaaattggttaaatcatgtttaatattactcctgccaactcgccccacatgtgaaattggttaaatcattttaatttttctttttccatacgtggggcgagttggcattactaaattcatcctggttaataatatatttatctagatttcagcgatttccattaggtgggaccagttggcaagagttatattaacagaatttaacttatatacaatgggataacatctttttacataagtggggcgagttggcattactaaattcttcctggttaataatatatttatctagatattatcgttttctattaggtggggcgagttggcaggagtaatattaacgggatttaacacagttcacaagtggggcgatttggtaatccaggttggggcaggttttttttttaaagtggggcgagttagtgaaaaagtggggcTATTTGCTAATGGGGCgattgtcatggattcccttcaaatatattctgatgtggtttttggcttctacttgcattaacaagcttatagccattgttgaattaattgttttctttaaatagtcgacaaaattgctcttacaaaatttccatttgggagcctcgaGCTCGATGGaggaaatactctgcaaatactgacagttggcaggtatggtcatcaaaaaagttgacatgttactatgtacatttaccattatgttacttgatgttcttgctatacacacagtacagagactagtcaatctttgtgaactatttttttatgggagtcatagaatatgcgtatacaatcaatattaaaaatagtctatttatattgaaaaggaaaagttcttatatgtctaaagaagagggacgaaagacaccaaagggacagtcaaactcataaatttaaagcaaactgacaaggccatggctaaaaatgcatttcatggcgaggcacagaaaatatactgtaaacagtagactatagatacatgtataggtGAACtaaggtacaaaagaactctaaatcttaaattctacaaaccacctctgttctatggaagataatgatataactggactagaaatacacacaacctgtaattaactgcctttacagcgctttcgcgctttgattaGACTATGTACCCATGGGTATCTTTTCTCCACTTTGCAAGAAGCCATTGTTGTTTTGCTGTTGAccattttaaaatgtactaTGTATTGCAAACTGGCTGTGttgataattttagaatttatgtTTGTGGATAATGAACAAAAGcaggttttaaaatattttatttaattatatttagttatacATCTTTgtggtgaaaaaaaaatggtcatttaTGGGTTGTTTACTCTTTATGTATCTTCTTTCtctcaatttgtttttgtttgatagaaTCCAATCCAACTGAAGTCAGGAAATTGAAGAAAAAGGCCtatctaaagaaaaataaaactggACCATCAGATGAAGAAATAGAAATGGGAGACACCCTCAGGAATACTGGCATTACAGATTTCACATGGACTTTGGGTTCTCCTAAAAAGGAGGTATTATCTAGTGGTAAGTATAACTGATGATGCTCAGTTTTATCATAATTTCTGCTCAGCCATTTTTTTCTACACAAATAAAGGTGTACATATAAGCCATAGTgatatgcattaaatatatagtttatttaGTATGAAAGACACTTTTTAAGGCAATAAGGGGGTTGGAGGTGTTTTcagataaattgtaaaaatttttagttattttaattttaaatcaaaacctttattttAACACAAGCTTCTATGAAGAAGGCAATAATTGTACTGGAATATTTTTGGTGCCGAAATTTTAAGGGGAGCTCTTATTTTTATGGTTACTTTCAATATCTTAAATCAAAATTCTATATCTAATCAACAGTGGACGTACTTATCAGATATACTGAATTATCTCGTGGTTGGTATGTTTGTGTTGGTTTTGCACTTAATTGTACAATAAATTTGCTTCACTTTTTTCACactgtttaatttttgactgCAAAAATGTCACTACTAAAAGTTTGGGAAAACAAgacttaaaatcaaaaatatgcacctaaaatgaaaagtttgaaatatttttctaacATTTAATAACTAAGGTTGTTGTGCTATAGATGATAATATTTGCTTGATTTCTTTAATGTGGAATTTTAGTCAACTGATTTTGGGTAGGCTGCTTATCCaccaaatattttgattatcaaTTTTACAGATTACAGATTATTTTCAGATGTGCTAGTTTCCAAATCAGAATTTTTAATACagtttgaataa includes these proteins:
- the LOC134686785 gene encoding ADP-ribosylation factor-like protein 13B isoform X1; amino-acid sequence: MISLMGKCFSCLKRKTQPRREVTLAILGLDNAGKTTATKALLGETHHDTAPTVGFTSESLTLDHYEIKIFDLGGGKNIRRIWKEYFVEVYGVIFVVDSSTPERLEEAKVVLKGLLEDEKVAGKPILLLANKQDHQNAMDEVDICDQLGLEDLVNANKCPCRIETCSALKGTGKKMDNNIKVGLKWMCATLEHNWRVYQPRVENDMEVEAAKKRKELAEKKERVRKIREEREKKEEEERKRLGIEKPVSDDEDQLDGDPFKRVDVNSLNEKEKRMKEEKRKKKELELKMLGRDTNDNNTVNNDLDESEGEIRSSRSLKYLGLRNGLSSNENHMKNGNLNTLSSENKLPYDSEQDSDLDITSKKSRRATPRLPPLQKPLGTKFSPDDQTTGKKKRKKKKLKALQEKMEEDEDMGESFQPSKHSVQSVSKIEVNTLNPYTENQNSFHSDTSSSKHIVVGKTLSYDNETEEDTTPRSHKIKKKKKVKSKGMHQSFDDFPTPRSIEAAENNTDFASSLSYRIDNEESNPTEVRKLKKKAYLKKNKTGPSDEEIEMGDTLRNTGITDFTWTLGSPKKEVLSSVDVLIRYTELSRDEGPVQKNWGFAEDLEDTIDTPARRIGVRPNFEDDDDVML